In a single window of the Massilia oculi genome:
- a CDS encoding alpha/beta hydrolase, which produces MALGLLLGACGGNGGPDRPQAPGDIPPGLARFYNQQLTFGPCDGYATTDAQAKAYADKTLTCARLQVPLDYERPEGRTAQIALLRVAAKGEPDHRIGSILLNPGGPGFSGMGYAATVADALADSPITRRFDLIGFDPRGVGASTPALDCFTDAEREADVTLSTLNSGVEDYTEDETRQVYRKCAARSGGADVLAHVGTRDVVRDMDVLRAVLGDEKLTFAGASYGTRLGAVYAEMFPQNVRALVLDGAVDPLTGTAARRLVQFAGFQHGFDNMAAFCASSPDCPLGTDPRQATAVFQQLLQSLIDKPIVTADGRKLTYTGALNGVVLPLYSESGWPAVIRGIGALKAGQGEPLMLLRDLAQARHADGSYGNANEAQIAIECLDEERHTPEEESAMKRAVFEAAPFLATGRPVQARDICEAWPVKPTLGFPYAVDIGGLPETLVVSVTRDPATPHEGGISLARTLGASLLTVEGEQHGVALIGGNACVDGIVADYLIDLASPAPDSLCTLQD; this is translated from the coding sequence GTGGCGCTGGGCCTGTTGCTTGGCGCCTGTGGCGGCAACGGCGGCCCGGATCGACCGCAGGCGCCCGGCGACATCCCGCCCGGGCTGGCGCGCTTCTACAACCAGCAGCTGACGTTCGGTCCCTGCGACGGCTACGCCACCACGGACGCGCAAGCCAAGGCATACGCCGACAAGACCTTGACATGCGCCCGGCTTCAGGTGCCGCTCGACTACGAGAGACCGGAGGGAAGAACGGCGCAGATCGCACTGCTGCGGGTGGCGGCGAAGGGCGAGCCGGACCACCGGATTGGCTCGATCCTGCTCAACCCGGGCGGGCCCGGCTTTTCCGGCATGGGCTACGCGGCGACGGTGGCGGATGCCCTGGCCGATAGTCCGATCACGCGACGGTTCGACCTGATCGGGTTCGACCCGCGCGGGGTCGGGGCGTCGACACCGGCACTGGACTGTTTCACGGATGCGGAACGCGAGGCCGACGTGACACTCTCCACGCTCAACTCCGGGGTCGAGGACTACACCGAGGACGAAACCCGCCAGGTGTACAGGAAGTGCGCCGCGCGTTCTGGCGGTGCGGACGTGCTGGCCCACGTCGGCACCCGCGATGTTGTCCGCGACATGGACGTGCTGCGCGCCGTGCTCGGCGACGAAAAGCTGACATTCGCCGGCGCCAGCTACGGCACGCGGCTGGGCGCCGTGTACGCCGAAATGTTCCCTCAAAACGTGCGGGCCCTCGTGCTCGACGGTGCAGTCGACCCACTGACTGGCACCGCCGCACGCCGGCTGGTTCAGTTCGCGGGCTTCCAACACGGCTTCGACAATATGGCGGCCTTCTGCGCCAGCTCACCAGACTGTCCGCTCGGTACCGATCCCAGGCAGGCGACCGCCGTCTTCCAGCAGCTCCTGCAATCTCTGATCGACAAACCGATCGTCACCGCCGACGGGCGCAAGCTGACCTACACCGGCGCACTCAACGGCGTGGTCCTGCCCCTGTACAGCGAGTCGGGCTGGCCAGCCGTCATCCGGGGCATCGGCGCACTGAAAGCCGGGCAAGGTGAACCTCTGATGCTCCTGCGTGACCTGGCCCAAGCGAGACATGCCGATGGCAGCTACGGCAACGCCAACGAGGCACAAATCGCGATCGAATGTCTCGACGAAGAACGCCATACTCCTGAGGAGGAGAGCGCGATGAAGCGCGCGGTGTTCGAGGCTGCGCCCTTCCTGGCCACAGGCCGGCCGGTCCAGGCCCGGGATATCTGTGAAGCGTGGCCGGTGAAGCCGACGCTTGGCTTTCCCTATGCCGTCGATATCGGGGGACTTCCCGAAACACTGGTCGTGTCGGTCACCCGCGACCCGGCGACCCCGCACGAAGGGGGAATCAGCCTGGCCAGGACGCTTGGCGCCAGCCTGCTCACCGTCGAAGGCGAACAGCACGGCGTGGCCCTGATCGGCGGCAATGCGTGTGTCGATGGAATCGTCGCAGACTATCTCATCGACCTCGCGTCTCCCGCACCTGACAGCCTGTGCACATTGCAGGACTGA
- a CDS encoding PepSY-associated TM helix domain-containing protein produces the protein MEETLRKSMAWLHTWAGVVLGSVLFAVFWMGTLSVFDREIDRWMMPATRLAPASAPISLDAVARAVLPEVPAGASQWRVDLPTQRTPVLRFTYKAADVEPAPRQLDPQRLAFLPEQGTLGGSGFFFPFHYGLHLQWMETGKWIVGVAAMGMLLLLVSGVIIHRKIFSQFFTFRPRKSLQRSSLDLHNLVGVLGLPFHFIITLSGMVIFMMIYFPQAYTGVYGEGKAAKAAFFADAYGKYSRPRANAPGTLASLDAMADIARREWGGTQPGSQPYFVRVWHPGDANSYVELRRSYAREVTMNVDQIFFDAASGEVLHRFQAAPVMSAQRFISGIHFIQFEHWTLRWLYFLAGLAGCVLIATGFLFWLEARRARHAAKRLAGVRVVEGLTVGSVTGIVIATLAFMAANRLLPPAQGLDGQARAALEVWTFYVVWVASFGHAWWHGRAAWRGQAWAICLLAVVCVLLNAVTTGDHPLRALASGNWAVAGVDMLLLALAMLAAWGARRLGVEPARGDARQAEVRA, from the coding sequence GTGGAAGAGACCTTGCGCAAATCGATGGCCTGGCTCCATACCTGGGCCGGCGTCGTGCTGGGCAGCGTGCTGTTCGCCGTGTTCTGGATGGGCACCCTGAGCGTGTTCGACCGCGAGATCGACCGCTGGATGATGCCGGCCACGCGGCTCGCGCCCGCAAGCGCGCCCATCTCGCTCGACGCCGTCGCGCGCGCCGTGCTGCCGGAGGTTCCCGCCGGCGCCAGCCAGTGGCGGGTCGACCTGCCGACCCAGCGCACACCGGTGCTGCGCTTCACCTACAAGGCGGCGGATGTGGAACCGGCGCCGCGCCAGCTGGATCCGCAGCGGCTCGCCTTCCTCCCTGAGCAGGGCACGCTGGGCGGCAGCGGCTTCTTCTTCCCCTTCCACTACGGCCTGCACCTGCAGTGGATGGAGACCGGCAAGTGGATCGTCGGCGTGGCGGCGATGGGCATGCTGCTGTTGCTGGTCTCGGGGGTGATCATCCACCGCAAGATCTTCAGCCAGTTCTTCACCTTCCGGCCGCGCAAATCCCTGCAGCGCAGCAGCCTCGATCTGCACAACCTGGTCGGCGTGCTGGGCCTGCCCTTCCACTTCATCATCACGCTGTCCGGCATGGTCATCTTCATGATGATCTACTTTCCCCAGGCGTACACCGGCGTCTATGGCGAAGGCAAGGCGGCCAAGGCCGCGTTCTTCGCCGATGCCTACGGCAAGTACAGCCGGCCCAGGGCCAACGCGCCCGGCACCCTGGCCTCGCTCGATGCGATGGCGGATATCGCGCGGCGCGAATGGGGCGGGACCCAACCCGGATCCCAGCCATACTTCGTGCGGGTCTGGCACCCGGGCGACGCCAACAGCTACGTCGAACTGCGCCGCTCCTACGCGCGCGAGGTCACGATGAACGTGGACCAGATCTTCTTCGACGCGGCCAGCGGCGAGGTGCTGCACCGGTTCCAGGCGGCGCCCGTGATGTCGGCCCAGCGCTTCATCTCGGGCATCCACTTCATCCAGTTCGAGCACTGGACCTTGCGCTGGCTGTACTTCCTGGCCGGGTTGGCCGGCTGCGTGCTGATCGCCACCGGCTTCCTGTTCTGGCTCGAGGCGCGCCGCGCGCGCCATGCCGCGAAGAGACTGGCCGGGGTGCGCGTGGTCGAAGGGCTCACTGTCGGCAGCGTCACCGGAATCGTGATCGCCACGCTCGCATTCATGGCCGCCAACCGCTTGCTGCCGCCCGCGCAGGGACTGGACGGCCAGGCGCGCGCGGCGCTCGAGGTCTGGACGTTCTACGTGGTGTGGGTGGCCAGCTTCGGCCATGCGTGGTGGCACGGCCGCGCGGCCTGGCGTGGTCAAGCCTGGGCCATCTGCCTGCTGGCCGTGGTGTGCGTCCTGCTCAACGCAGTCACCACCGGCGACCATCCGCTGCGGGCGCTCGCAAGCGGAAACTGGGCGGTGGCGGGCGTGGACATGCTGCTGCTGGCGCTGGCAATGCTGGCGGCGTGGGGAGCACGCCGCCTGGGCGTCGAACCGGCCCGAGGCGACGCGCGCCAGGCCGAGGTGCGGGCATGA
- a CDS encoding DUF3325 domain-containing protein, whose protein sequence is MMALMLVAACLASYGGFACLALAMPEHWERWRGRSRRAVPSRWLRPAGMGLLALAYGLCVRRDGISFGSLLWTVLISAAALAVAFTLTWRATR, encoded by the coding sequence ATGATGGCGCTGATGCTGGTCGCCGCCTGTTTGGCCAGTTATGGCGGCTTCGCCTGCCTGGCGCTGGCCATGCCGGAGCATTGGGAACGATGGCGCGGCCGGTCGCGGCGTGCCGTCCCGTCGCGCTGGCTGCGTCCCGCCGGAATGGGCCTGCTGGCGCTGGCCTACGGCCTGTGCGTTCGGCGCGACGGCATCAGCTTCGGCAGCCTCCTGTGGACGGTGCTGATCTCGGCGGCGGCGCTGGCGGTCGCCTTTACCCTCACCTGGCGCGCGACCCGCTGA
- a CDS encoding iron uptake protein, whose amino-acid sequence MRSASERGLRIVGAVAGGYLLTALTVIAAGAVLARLGMARSEAVALSSMLGFVFYLALLVWAFSVRPVARLWIVLAAGVVLAAAVIQMVD is encoded by the coding sequence ATGCGCTCGGCTTCTGAACGCGGCCTCAGGATCGTCGGCGCGGTGGCGGGCGGTTACCTGCTCACCGCCTTGACGGTGATCGCGGCCGGCGCCGTGCTGGCCCGCCTCGGCATGGCGCGCTCGGAAGCCGTCGCGCTGTCGTCGATGCTGGGTTTCGTGTTCTATCTCGCGCTGCTGGTCTGGGCCTTCAGCGTACGCCCGGTGGCGCGGCTGTGGATCGTGCTGGCGGCCGGGGTGGTCCTGGCGGCCGCGGTCATTCAGATGGTCGACTAG
- a CDS encoding M16 family metallopeptidase → MSNKFVRGLPSMALAAVLGLSALAHGAPQAGQAPAQQAVQAPALQMESPIPVGPQVKVGKLDNGLTYYIQRNARPERKLELRLVVKAGSILEDEDQRGLAHFVEHMAFNGTTNFRKHELVSYLQSIGVGFGADLNAYTSFDETVYILPIPTDKPEHVSKAFQVLEDWAHGVRFDADAIEKERGIVLEELRLGKGASDRMGKQIYPRLFNGSKYAERLPIGREDVLRNFKPDALKRFYRDWYRPDLMAVVVVGDVDPARAEKLVKRHFSRLKNPASPRPRGYAAIPARADTEALVVTDPEANGNAVLIRYPVQPVRELGTIGAYRDELVQSLFGTMLNQRLAELAQLPDAPYLGASSSLGKLTPRYHSYNSSAAIGPRGALPAIAALVQENERARQHGFGEQELERAKKNLMRTYEQAWNERAKSDSATYAAEYIRNFLQDEAIPGIDTEWRYVQQLVPGISLAEMNDYAQRTIPEDSGKLVLYTGVDKPDAPTGEQLLAAVSAAARAPVERHDEKLLATRLMERPAQPGKITAEEHDKALGLTRLTLSNGVKVILKPTDFRNDQVMLSAARPGGQSLFPDGDILNARFSNAIVASMGVKDFSPLDMRKILAGKAAGVTVGLGSYTDVIAGASGATDIETMLQLLWLKFADVRRDEGLFHAYIDKQAEIARNQSGLPGRYFNDALVAVLYNNHPRAPRTLDAEEYAKIDLDRSIDIFRQRFSSAKDLTFILVGSFDEQKIRPLLATYLGTLPTPDIPVAYRDVGLRPATGIVKREVRSGSEPKSTIALNFTGPAEFTEAEQLRLAALIEVTNLRIIEVLREKMAMIYGGGASGTLSKIPYGNYSVGISLPTGPENVDKVIAATFAEIARLQEHGPDAAELDKVKTGWIQNHRRSLRENGYWVANLQSALTEGTDPASILAVEKQVQALTADDIRTAARRYFDTKNYVQVVLNPETQAAAKVASAGRTGAAGR, encoded by the coding sequence ATGAGCAACAAATTCGTACGCGGCCTGCCGTCGATGGCGCTGGCCGCGGTCCTGGGCCTGTCCGCGCTGGCGCATGGCGCGCCGCAGGCAGGCCAGGCGCCGGCCCAGCAGGCAGTGCAGGCGCCGGCGCTGCAGATGGAATCGCCCATCCCGGTCGGCCCGCAGGTCAAGGTCGGGAAACTGGACAACGGCCTCACCTACTACATCCAGCGCAATGCGCGCCCCGAACGCAAGCTCGAACTGCGCCTGGTGGTCAAGGCCGGTTCCATCCTCGAGGATGAAGACCAGCGCGGCCTGGCCCACTTCGTCGAGCACATGGCCTTCAACGGCACCACCAACTTCCGCAAGCACGAGCTGGTGTCCTATCTGCAGTCGATCGGCGTGGGCTTCGGTGCCGACCTGAATGCGTATACCTCGTTCGACGAAACCGTCTACATCCTCCCGATCCCGACCGACAAGCCGGAGCACGTGAGCAAGGCCTTCCAGGTGCTCGAAGACTGGGCCCATGGCGTGCGCTTCGATGCCGATGCGATCGAGAAGGAGCGCGGCATCGTGCTGGAAGAGCTGCGCCTCGGCAAAGGCGCCTCGGACCGCATGGGCAAGCAGATCTATCCGCGCCTGTTCAACGGCTCGAAGTATGCCGAACGGCTGCCGATCGGCCGCGAAGACGTATTAAGAAATTTCAAACCTGATGCCCTCAAGCGCTTTTACCGCGACTGGTACCGCCCCGACCTGATGGCGGTGGTGGTGGTGGGCGACGTCGACCCGGCCCGCGCCGAAAAGCTCGTCAAGCGGCATTTCTCGCGCCTGAAGAACCCGGCCAGTCCGCGTCCGCGCGGCTACGCCGCCATTCCAGCGCGCGCCGATACCGAGGCGCTGGTCGTCACCGACCCGGAAGCCAATGGCAACGCGGTCCTGATCCGCTACCCGGTGCAGCCGGTGCGCGAGCTGGGCACCATCGGCGCCTACCGCGACGAACTGGTGCAATCGCTGTTCGGTACCATGCTCAACCAGCGCCTGGCCGAATTGGCGCAGTTGCCCGACGCGCCCTACCTGGGCGCGAGCAGCTCGCTCGGCAAGCTGACCCCGCGCTATCACTCCTACAATTCCTCGGCCGCCATCGGCCCGCGCGGCGCCCTGCCGGCGATCGCGGCCCTGGTCCAGGAAAACGAGCGCGCGCGCCAGCACGGCTTCGGCGAGCAGGAGCTCGAGCGGGCCAAGAAGAACCTGATGCGCACCTACGAGCAGGCCTGGAACGAGCGCGCCAAGAGCGACTCGGCCACCTACGCCGCCGAGTACATCCGCAACTTCCTGCAGGACGAGGCGATTCCCGGCATCGACACCGAGTGGCGCTACGTGCAGCAGCTGGTGCCGGGCATTTCGCTCGCCGAGATGAACGATTACGCGCAGCGCACGATTCCCGAGGATTCGGGCAAGCTGGTGCTGTACACGGGCGTGGACAAACCCGACGCGCCGACCGGCGAGCAACTGCTGGCGGCGGTCAGCGCGGCCGCGCGCGCGCCGGTGGAGCGCCACGACGAAAAACTGCTGGCGACACGCCTGATGGAGCGCCCCGCGCAACCGGGCAAGATCACGGCCGAGGAGCACGACAAGGCGCTGGGCCTGACCCGCCTGACGCTGTCGAACGGGGTCAAGGTGATCCTCAAGCCGACCGACTTCCGCAACGACCAGGTGATGCTGAGCGCGGCCCGTCCCGGCGGCCAGAGCCTGTTCCCCGACGGCGACATCCTCAATGCGCGCTTCTCGAATGCGATCGTGGCCAGCATGGGCGTGAAGGACTTTTCCCCGCTCGACATGCGCAAGATCCTGGCCGGCAAGGCGGCCGGCGTGACCGTGGGCCTGGGGAGTTACACCGACGTGATCGCGGGCGCTTCGGGCGCCACCGACATCGAGACCATGCTGCAGCTCCTGTGGCTGAAGTTCGCCGACGTGCGCCGCGACGAAGGCCTGTTCCACGCCTACATCGACAAGCAGGCCGAGATCGCGCGCAACCAGAGCGGCCTGCCGGGGCGCTACTTCAACGACGCCCTGGTCGCGGTCCTGTACAACAATCACCCGCGCGCGCCGCGCACGCTCGATGCCGAGGAATACGCCAAGATCGACCTGGACCGCAGCATCGACATCTTCCGCCAGCGCTTCTCGAGCGCCAAGGACCTGACCTTCATCCTGGTCGGCAGCTTCGATGAGCAAAAGATCCGGCCGCTGCTGGCGACCTATCTCGGCACCCTGCCGACGCCGGACATCCCGGTCGCTTACCGCGACGTCGGCCTGCGTCCGGCCACCGGCATCGTCAAGCGCGAGGTGCGCAGCGGATCGGAGCCGAAGAGCACGATCGCGCTCAACTTCACCGGCCCGGCCGAATTCACCGAAGCCGAGCAGCTGCGCCTGGCGGCGCTGATCGAAGTGACCAATCTGCGCATCATCGAGGTGTTGCGCGAAAAGATGGCGATGATCTACGGCGGCGGCGCCAGCGGCACCTTGAGCAAGATCCCTTACGGGAACTACTCGGTCGGCATCAGCCTGCCGACCGGGCCGGAAAATGTGGACAAGGTCATCGCCGCGACCTTCGCCGAAATCGCGCGCCTGCAGGAACACGGCCCGGACGCGGCGGAACTGGACAAGGTCAAGACCGGCTGGATCCAGAACCACCGGCGCTCGCTGCGCGAGAACGGCTACTGGGTCGCGAACCTGCAATCGGCGCTGACCGAGGGCACCGATCCGGCCTCGATCCTCGCCGTGGAAAAACAGGTGCAGGCCCTGACGGCGGACGACATCAGGACGGCGGCGCGGCGTTACTTCGACACGAAGAACTACGTGCAGGTGGTGCTCAACCCGGAGACGCAGGCGGCGGCCAAGGTGGCCAGTGCCGGCAGGACGGGCGCCGCCGGCCGCTGA
- the ribD gene encoding bifunctional diaminohydroxyphosphoribosylaminopyrimidine deaminase/5-amino-6-(5-phosphoribosylamino)uracil reductase RibD — MALALAWAARGMYITAPNPRIGCVIVKDGIVIGAGHTQPAGQAHAEIQALRDAAARGNDVRGATAYVTLEPCSHHGRTPPCSDALVQAGLGRVVAAMVDPNPLVAGRGLAQLEAAGIEVKAGVLAEAAQELNVGFFSRMVRGLPWVRLKVAASLDGATALAGGESQWITGEQARADGHAWRARASAIVTGIGTVKSDDPQLTVRGVDTPLQPRRVIVDSRLEIDLGARILQGEPCWIVAAVGNTEKAAALTAAGHEVLMLPNARGKVDLPALMRELGRREINEVHVEAGSRLNASMVREGCVDELLAYLAPSLIGPGQGMFDLPALERLADRRQLRFHDVARVGDDLRILARFVEPAA; from the coding sequence ATGGCCCTGGCCCTGGCCTGGGCGGCGCGCGGCATGTACATCACCGCGCCTAATCCGCGCATCGGTTGCGTGATCGTCAAGGACGGCATCGTGATCGGCGCCGGCCACACCCAGCCCGCCGGCCAGGCGCACGCCGAGATCCAGGCGCTGCGCGACGCCGCGGCGCGCGGCAACGACGTGCGCGGCGCCACCGCCTACGTGACGCTGGAACCGTGCAGCCACCACGGCCGCACGCCGCCATGTTCGGACGCCCTGGTGCAGGCCGGCCTGGGAAGAGTTGTGGCGGCGATGGTCGACCCGAATCCGCTGGTAGCCGGCCGTGGCCTGGCTCAGCTCGAGGCGGCCGGCATCGAGGTCAAGGCCGGCGTGCTGGCCGAGGCGGCGCAGGAGCTGAACGTCGGCTTCTTCTCGCGCATGGTGCGCGGCCTGCCGTGGGTGCGACTGAAAGTCGCGGCCAGCCTGGATGGCGCCACGGCGCTGGCCGGCGGCGAGAGCCAGTGGATCACGGGCGAACAGGCGCGCGCCGACGGCCACGCCTGGCGCGCGCGCGCCAGCGCGATCGTCACCGGCATCGGCACCGTCAAGTCCGATGATCCGCAGTTGACGGTGCGCGGCGTCGACACGCCGCTGCAACCGCGCCGCGTAATCGTCGACAGCCGCCTCGAGATCGACCTGGGCGCCCGCATCCTGCAGGGCGAACCATGCTGGATCGTGGCCGCCGTCGGGAACACGGAAAAAGCCGCCGCCCTGACGGCCGCCGGCCATGAGGTCTTGATGCTGCCGAATGCGCGCGGCAAGGTCGACCTGCCGGCCCTGATGCGCGAGCTGGGCCGGCGCGAAATCAATGAAGTGCACGTCGAGGCGGGCTCCAGGCTGAACGCCTCGATGGTGCGCGAAGGCTGCGTCGACGAGCTGCTGGCCTACCTGGCGCCGAGCCTCATCGGACCGGGGCAGGGCATGTTCGACCTGCCCGCGCTCGAGCGCCTGGCGGACCGCCGCCAGCTGCGCTTTCACGACGTGGCGCGCGTGGGCGACGACCTGCGCATCCTGGCCCGCTTCGTCGAGCCGGCCGCCTGA
- a CDS encoding TonB-dependent receptor yields MQSSQTFPFTRHPLAAFISLALLAFAAQAQPSGGDGAVVVIAASRSNVEADKAPQTVVVIRKEDIARQLTISTNTSDVLSNLLPSYTPSRGKMNGSGETLRGRTPLILVDGVPQSNPVRPTGREAHTIDYAMVDRIEIVQGPNAINGLGATGGTINIITRRPAPGSFNQHVDVQVTTPTSDLNGDLLGYKTTYRLDGRGDKLEYLFSVGYEDQGLYLDGAGRSIGVDVTQGDLMDSRSYDVLAKIGYRPDERQRLQFSVNRYRIKSKASYLGVPGDRARGIPSTSIEGTPPGTPAWNDVWTTSASYTHTSLAGMELSAMAYSQEFVGLFGADNSATFQDVTIAPRGTLYDQSRSVASKYGSKVGLTKEGLFDGRLKLTFGFDTLVDEGKQDMYGTRRTFVPESTYRNLSLFTQGEFKLLDHLTLHAGARREHADLEVDSYRTLAAYNNTFVEGGKIKFNETLLNAGLVLEPVKDVTLYANYSEGFGLPDIGRTLRSINTPGQSIGSLRNLEPILTDGVEAGTRVRKGDWEFDASYYRSDSDFGARVVSVGGVFMMAREKTRLEGVEARIAHRFNAAHRASLSYARTKGRYDSNNDGSLDAKLDGLNVAPDRVLASWTANWTDRLSSLVQAQHAFSQDFDEPAKRFSGYTLVDAALTYKLRKGDLRLGFANLLDKDYITYYSQSALVEPARYFAGRGRTVTVGYALGF; encoded by the coding sequence GTGCAGTCATCGCAGACCTTCCCTTTCACGCGTCATCCGCTCGCGGCGTTCATTTCACTCGCCTTGCTGGCGTTCGCCGCCCAGGCCCAGCCGTCCGGTGGCGACGGCGCCGTGGTCGTCATCGCGGCTTCCCGCTCGAACGTCGAAGCGGACAAGGCGCCGCAGACGGTGGTCGTGATCCGCAAGGAAGACATCGCGCGCCAGCTGACCATTTCCACCAACACGTCCGACGTCCTCAGCAACCTGCTGCCCTCGTACACGCCCAGCCGCGGCAAGATGAACGGTTCGGGCGAGACGCTGCGCGGACGTACCCCGCTGATCCTGGTCGACGGCGTGCCGCAATCGAATCCGGTGCGCCCCACCGGGCGCGAGGCCCACACCATCGATTACGCGATGGTCGACCGCATCGAGATCGTTCAGGGCCCCAACGCCATCAACGGCCTCGGCGCGACCGGCGGCACCATCAACATCATCACGCGCCGCCCTGCCCCGGGCAGCTTCAACCAGCACGTCGACGTGCAGGTGACGACGCCCACCTCCGACCTGAATGGCGACCTGCTCGGCTACAAGACCACCTACCGGCTCGACGGCCGCGGCGACAAGCTCGAATACCTGTTCTCGGTCGGCTACGAGGACCAGGGGCTGTACCTGGACGGCGCCGGCCGTTCGATCGGGGTCGACGTGACCCAGGGCGACCTGATGGATTCACGCAGCTACGACGTGCTGGCCAAGATCGGCTACCGGCCGGACGAGCGCCAGCGCCTGCAGTTCTCGGTCAACCGCTACCGCATCAAGTCGAAGGCCAGCTACCTTGGCGTGCCGGGCGACCGCGCGCGCGGCATTCCCTCCACGTCGATCGAAGGCACACCGCCCGGCACCCCGGCCTGGAACGACGTCTGGACCACCAGCGCCAGCTACACCCACACCAGCCTGGCCGGCATGGAACTGTCCGCGATGGCCTACAGCCAGGAGTTCGTCGGCCTGTTCGGCGCCGACAATTCGGCCACCTTCCAGGACGTGACGATCGCGCCGCGCGGCACCCTGTACGACCAGTCGCGTTCGGTCGCTTCGAAATACGGCAGCAAGGTCGGCCTGACGAAAGAGGGCCTGTTCGATGGGCGCCTGAAGCTCACCTTCGGCTTCGACACGCTGGTCGACGAGGGCAAACAGGACATGTACGGGACCAGGCGCACGTTCGTGCCGGAGTCGACATACCGCAACCTGTCGCTGTTCACCCAGGGCGAATTCAAGCTGCTCGATCACCTGACGCTGCACGCCGGCGCGCGGCGCGAGCACGCCGACCTCGAAGTGGACAGCTACCGCACGCTCGCCGCCTACAACAACACCTTCGTCGAAGGCGGCAAGATCAAGTTCAACGAAACGCTGCTCAATGCGGGCCTGGTCCTGGAGCCGGTCAAGGACGTCACCCTGTACGCCAATTATTCGGAAGGCTTCGGCCTGCCGGACATCGGCCGCACGCTCCGCTCGATCAACACGCCGGGCCAGAGCATTGGCAGCCTGCGCAACCTGGAGCCGATCCTGACCGACGGCGTGGAAGCCGGCACCCGCGTGCGCAAGGGCGACTGGGAATTCGACGCCAGTTATTATCGTTCCGATTCCGACTTCGGCGCCCGCGTCGTCTCGGTCGGCGGCGTATTCATGATGGCGCGCGAAAAGACGCGGCTGGAAGGCGTCGAGGCCAGGATCGCGCACCGCTTCAATGCCGCCCACCGCGCCAGCCTCTCGTATGCGCGCACCAAGGGCCGCTACGACAGCAATAACGACGGCAGCCTGGATGCGAAGCTCGACGGCCTGAACGTGGCGCCGGACCGCGTGCTGGCCAGCTGGACCGCGAACTGGACCGACCGCCTGTCGTCGCTGGTGCAGGCCCAGCATGCGTTCTCGCAAGACTTCGACGAGCCGGCCAAACGCTTCTCGGGCTACACGCTGGTGGACGCCGCGCTGACCTACAAGCTGCGCAAGGGCGACCTGCGCCTGGGCTTCGCCAACCTGCTCGACAAGGACTACATCACGTACTACTCGCAGAGCGCCTTGGTCGAGCCGGCCCGCTACTTCGCCGGCCGCGGCCGCACCGTGACCGTGGGTTATGCGCTCGGCTTCTGA
- a CDS encoding riboflavin synthase, whose translation MFTGIVAAVGNITSVSPLAGGLDAGVRLVVDAGPLPLGDVALGDSIAINGACMTVVEKTDKAFTVDVSRESLSKTVGLEATGEVNLEKALTLAERLGGHLVSGHVDGLGVVHSFEPVGESFELIVDAPHELAKFLAYKGSVVVNGVSLTVNRVDDLDADGKQVCRFSINLIPHTIEVTTLKHLKAGSQVNLEIDLIARYVERMLARTGGM comes from the coding sequence ATGTTTACTGGAATCGTCGCCGCCGTCGGCAACATCACATCCGTTTCTCCGCTGGCGGGCGGTCTGGACGCCGGCGTGCGCCTGGTGGTCGACGCCGGCCCGCTGCCGCTGGGTGACGTGGCCCTGGGCGACTCGATCGCCATCAACGGCGCCTGCATGACCGTGGTCGAGAAGACCGACAAGGCGTTCACCGTCGACGTCTCGCGCGAGAGCCTGAGCAAGACGGTTGGCCTGGAAGCCACCGGTGAAGTCAATCTCGAAAAAGCGCTGACCCTGGCCGAGCGCCTGGGAGGCCACCTGGTCTCGGGCCACGTCGACGGCCTGGGCGTGGTGCACAGCTTCGAGCCGGTCGGCGAATCGTTCGAACTGATCGTCGACGCGCCTCATGAGCTGGCCAAGTTCCTGGCCTATAAGGGCTCGGTCGTGGTCAATGGCGTGTCGCTGACCGTCAACCGGGTCGATGATCTCGACGCCGACGGCAAGCAGGTGTGCCGCTTCTCGATCAACCTGATCCCGCACACGATCGAGGTCACCACGCTCAAGCACCTGAAGGCCGGCTCGCAGGTCAACCTGGAGATCGACCTGATCGCGCGCTACGTCGAGCGCATGCTGGCAAGAACCGGCGGCATGTAA